The Pseudomonas sp. HOU2 DNA window CACCGATCACGGTGTCGACTTCCAGGCCCTCGATAAACACTCTGTCCAAGCACTTTTCTCCACTGCACGACAAGGGCGCAATGCGCCGTTAGAATCAGGGCGTCCTCGCCCGGAATGGTTAGCATGTTTTGGTTACTGGCGATCTTCGCCTACCTGCTCGGCTCTCTGTCCTTCGCCATTTTGCTCAGCCGCCTGACCGGAAATCCGGATCCGCGAATGAGTGGCTCGGGTAATGCCGGCGCCACCAACATGCTGCGCCTGGTCGGTCGCAAACTGGCGATCCTGACCCTGCTGGGTGATCTGTGCAAAGGCCTGGTGCCGGTGCTGATCGCAGCGGCCGCTGGCCTTTCGCTGCAGGATCAGGCCTGGATCGGCGTGTGCGCCGTGATCGGTCACCTGTTCCCGCTGTATTTCCGTTTTCGCGGCGGCAAAGGCGTCGCTACGGCCGCCGGCATGCTGCTGGGCCTGTATCCACCCGCCGCGCTGCTGGCGGTATGCGCCTGGTTGCTGACGTTCTACCTGACCCGTACCAGCTCGCTGGCGGCGCTGATCGCCACGCCCCTGACCTTGCCCTTACTCGCGTGGCAAGAACCGGAAGCGCTGCTGCCGATGAGCGCGCTGACACTGCTGATCGTCTGGCGCCACCGCGGCAATCTACGCGACCTGTTTGCCGGGCGCGAACGGCATTTTTAAATACCGCTCAGCCACACCGCCAATCACAGCGCCGACAACTGCTCCATCGGCCAGCGTGCCTGCACGCTGATCGCCAGACTTTCCTGTTGACCGGCCTGCAAACGCTGACAACCGGCAAACGCGATCATCGCGCCATTGTCGGTGCAGAACTCGGGACGGGCGTAGAACACGTCGCCCTGCATGTCACCGAGCATTTTCTCAAGGGAAACACGCAAAGCCTTGTTGGCGCTGACGCCGCCAGCGATCACCAGACGCTTCATTCCCGCCTGTTTCAGGGCACGCTTGCACTTGATGGTCAGAGTCTCCACCACGGCCTGCTGGAACGCCAGCGCGATGTCGCAACGGGCTTGCTCGCTGTCGTCCCCGGCGCTGACGCATTGCTGCCAGGTGTTGAGGGCGAAGGTTTTCAAGCCGCTGAAGCTGAAATCCAGGCCCGGGCGATCGCACATCGGACGCGGGAAGGTAAAACGTCCTGCAACGCCCTTCTCCGCCAGTTTGGCGATTTCCGGCCCACCCGGATAATTGAGGCCCATCATTTTTGCGGTTTTGTCGAACGCTTCACCGGCGGCATCGTCGAGGGTCTCGCCGAGCAGGCCGTATTGGCCAATACCATCGACCTGAACCAGCTGCGTATGCCCCCCGGAAACCAACAAAGCGACGAACGGGAATTCCGGCGGTTTTGGCTCCAGCATCGGCGCCAGCAAGTGGCCCTCCATGTGGTGCACACCAAGTGCCGGAATGCCCCAGGCAAACGCCAGCGCCTGAGCACACGAGGCACCGACCAGCAGCGCTCCGACCAGGCCCGGGCCCGCGGTGTAGGCGATCGCATCGATCTCGGTCGGCACGCAGTCAGCCTCGGCCAACACCTGACGAATCAAGGGCAGCATGCGTTTGACGTGGTCACGCGAGGCCAGCTCCGGCACCACGCCGCCATAGACGCGGTGCAGGTCGATCTGGCTGAACAGCGCGTCGGCCAGCAGGCCGCGTTCACTGTCGTATAATGCGACGCCGGTTTCGTCGCAGGAGGTTTCTAATCCCAGTACTAGCATGGGTTTGCGCCTTGTTTAGGCTGAATTCGAAGGCGCGCATAATAGTCGCCATGTGATGCCCCGACTAGCGGTTTTCGATCAGAGGCTTTGCATTCCGAGCGATGAGGGGTTAACATCCGCAACCCTTAAAAACCGACGTCTTCAAGTGCTCTTTTGCCGCGAGGATGTTGACCCCGGTAATGAATGAAGGTAGCTCTGGATGCCAGCCGTCAAAGTTAAAGAGAACGAACCCTTCGACGTAGCTCTGCGTCGTTTCAAGCGCTCCTGCGAAAAAGCCGGTGTACTGGCTGAAGTTCGTAGCCGCGAATTTTACGAGAAGCCAACTTCTGAGCGTAAGCGCAAAGCAGCAGCCGCTGTTAAGCGTCACGCCAAGAAAGTTCAGCGCGAACAGCGCCGCGCCGTTCGTCTGTACTAATACACAGACGATCGTAGCAAGCTTCTTGCCTAAGCCCGGCCCTCAGCCGGGCTAATGGCATTTGCGTAAAACGCTTGATGCTTCACCGTCGAAGCCGCACACGCGACCGAGACAAATCCGCTTCACGCGTCAGACCTGGCTCTTTTGCCAGCGGTGCACGTCTTTTCTGACGAGCCTTTCAAGGCTACTGACGAGCACACCCACTGATTCCTCTCACGACGATCAGCCCAAGGCACCCGCACGCGTGCCCGCTTTATTGAGCTATCCGAGGCCATTTATCGGCCGTCTGCGGATTCAGCGCAACACTTTCAAATAGTCGAAGACTGATTGGTACTAACGTCAGTGGATTTTCGGCAGATACACTTCCCGACAGCGATCACGCAAACGACACCGGTCGAGCCGCCCATTTTGTGCGCTTCACTCAAGACCTGCGTCCGGCCGCCCTTCGCATCGGACTCATTACAGCACAGACGAGAACGCCATGGCCGGGCTGATTCCCCAGAGCTTTATTGACGACCTCCTGAACCGCACCGACATCGTCGATGTGGTCAGCTCGCGCGTGCAACTGAAAAAGGCCGGCAAGAACTACACCGCCTGCTGCCCGTTTCACAAAGAGAAAACCCCGTCGTTCAGCGTCAGCCCGGACAAGCAGTTCTATTACTGCTTCGGCTGCGGCGCCGGTGGCAACGCCCTGGGCTTTCTCATGGATCACGACAACCTGGATTTCCCCCAGGCCGTCGAGGATCTGGCCAAAGCCGCCGGCATGGAAATCCCGCGTGAAGAAAGCGGCCGCCCGCACAAACCGCGGCAGCCGACCGATTCGCCGCTGTATCCGCTGCTCACCGCCGCCGCCGATTTTTACCGGCAGGCGCTCAAGAGCCATCCGGCGCGCAAGGCTGCGGTGGATTACCTCAAGGGCCGCGGCCTGACCGGCGAGATCGCCCGGGACTTTGGTCTCGGTTTCGCGCCGCCGGGCTGGGACAACCTGTTCAAGCATTTGAGCAGCGACACTTTGCAGCAGAAGGCCATGATCGACGCCGGACTGCTGATCGAGAACGCCGAAACCGGCAAACGCTATGACCGCTTCCGCGATCGCGTGATGTTCCCGATCCGCGATACCCGTGGCCGGATCATCGCTTTCGGTGGCCGGGTACTGGGTGACGACAAGCCGAAATACCTGAACTCGCCGGAAACCCCGGTCTTTCATAAAGGCCAGGAACTCTACGGCCTCTATGAAGCACGCAAGAACAACCGCAACCTCGACGAAATCATTGTCGTCGAGGGTTACATGGACGTCATCGCCCTCGCCCAGCAGGGTTTGCGCAATGCCGTCGCGACCTTGGGCACAGCGACCAGCGAAGAGCACCTCAAGCGTCTGTTTCGCGTCGTGCCGAACGTACTATTCTGTTTCGACGGTGACCAGGCCGGCCGCAACGCTGCATGGCGCGCACTGGAAGCGACACTGCCGTGCCTGCAGGACGGGCGCCGTGCGCGCTTCCTGTTCCTGCCGGAAGGCGAAGACCCGGACACCCTGGTTCGCGCCGAAGGCACTGACGCTTTCAAGGCCCGAATCAACCAACATGCGCAGCCGCTGGCGGACTATTTCTTCCAGCAACTGACCGAGGAAGCCGATCCGCGCTCGCTCGAAGGCAAGGCTCACATGGCTACCCTCGCCGCGCCGCTGATCGACAAAGTGCCGGGCGCGAACCTGCGCATTCTGATGCGTCAGCGCCTGACCGAAATCACCGGCCTGAGCAGCGAAACCGTCAGCCAGCTGGCGCAAAGCGCGCCGCAGGAAGCGCCGCCCGCGTACGATCCGGGCATCGATTACGACGCAATGCCGGACTACAGCGACTACCATCAGCCGCAGGCACAGGACATGTATGTGCCGCAGCAGGAGTGGACGCCGAAGAAACCCGGCGCCGGCGGCAAGAAATGGGACAAGAAACCCTGGGACAAGAATGGCAAACGTGGCGGCGATCGCGATCAACAACGCCCGCGCACGCCGATTGGCGTCGAATCGCCAACCCTGACCGCCTTGCGTACCTTGCTGCATCACCCGCAACTGGCCGAGCGCGTCGAAGACGCCGGGCACATTGCGGACGAAAATCAGACCAACGCACAGTTGCTTGTGGCACTGCTCGAAGCCGTACAGAAGAATCCCAAGCTAAACTCATTTCAGTTGATCGCGCGATGGCACGGCACTGAACAGGGTCGCCTGCTCAAGGCGCTGGCGGAAAAGGAGTGGCTGATTGACGGAGAAAACCTTGAACAACAGTTTTTCGACACCATTACTAGCTTGTCAGCCCGCCAACGCGAGCGAAATCTGGAACAGTTGCTCAGGAAAGCGCGTCAAAGCGAACTGAGCGCCGAAGAGAAAAATCAACTGCGCGACCTTTTAAGTCGCAATGTTTCCGCATCAAACCCGACCTCAACTGGCGCGTGAGGTCATAGCTCAGGTATAATCCTCGGCTTGTTTTTTGCCCGCCAAGACCTTCAGTGGATAGGGTGTTATGTCCGGAAAAGCGCAACAGCAGTCTCGTATTATTGAGTTGATCAAACTGGGTCGTGAGCAGAAGTATCTGACTTACGCCGAGGTCAACGACCACCTGCCCGAGGATATTTCAGATCCGGAGCAGGTGGAAGACATCATCCGCATGATTAACGACATGGGGATCCCCGTACACGAGAGTGCTCCGGATGCGGACGCCCTTATGTTGGCCGACGCCGATACCGACGAGGCCGCTGCGGAAGAAGCCGCCGCCGCGTTGGCAGCGGTGGAGACCGATATCGGTCGCACCACTGACCCAGTGCGCATGTACATGCGTGAAATGGGTACGGTCGAGCTTCTGACTCGTGAAGGCGAAATCGAAATCGCCAAACGTATCGAAGAGGGCATCCGTGAAGTGATGAGCGCTATTGCGCACTTCCCTGGCACGGTTGACCACATTCTCTCCGAGTACACTCGCGTCACCACCGAAGGTGGTCGCCTGTCCGA harbors:
- the dnaG gene encoding DNA primase yields the protein MAGLIPQSFIDDLLNRTDIVDVVSSRVQLKKAGKNYTACCPFHKEKTPSFSVSPDKQFYYCFGCGAGGNALGFLMDHDNLDFPQAVEDLAKAAGMEIPREESGRPHKPRQPTDSPLYPLLTAAADFYRQALKSHPARKAAVDYLKGRGLTGEIARDFGLGFAPPGWDNLFKHLSSDTLQQKAMIDAGLLIENAETGKRYDRFRDRVMFPIRDTRGRIIAFGGRVLGDDKPKYLNSPETPVFHKGQELYGLYEARKNNRNLDEIIVVEGYMDVIALAQQGLRNAVATLGTATSEEHLKRLFRVVPNVLFCFDGDQAGRNAAWRALEATLPCLQDGRRARFLFLPEGEDPDTLVRAEGTDAFKARINQHAQPLADYFFQQLTEEADPRSLEGKAHMATLAAPLIDKVPGANLRILMRQRLTEITGLSSETVSQLAQSAPQEAPPAYDPGIDYDAMPDYSDYHQPQAQDMYVPQQEWTPKKPGAGGKKWDKKPWDKNGKRGGDRDQQRPRTPIGVESPTLTALRTLLHHPQLAERVEDAGHIADENQTNAQLLVALLEAVQKNPKLNSFQLIARWHGTEQGRLLKALAEKEWLIDGENLEQQFFDTITSLSARQRERNLEQLLRKARQSELSAEEKNQLRDLLSRNVSASNPTSTGA
- the rpsU gene encoding 30S ribosomal protein S21, which produces MPAVKVKENEPFDVALRRFKRSCEKAGVLAEVRSREFYEKPTSERKRKAAAAVKRHAKKVQREQRRAVRLY
- the tsaD gene encoding tRNA (adenosine(37)-N6)-threonylcarbamoyltransferase complex transferase subunit TsaD — translated: MLVLGLETSCDETGVALYDSERGLLADALFSQIDLHRVYGGVVPELASRDHVKRMLPLIRQVLAEADCVPTEIDAIAYTAGPGLVGALLVGASCAQALAFAWGIPALGVHHMEGHLLAPMLEPKPPEFPFVALLVSGGHTQLVQVDGIGQYGLLGETLDDAAGEAFDKTAKMMGLNYPGGPEIAKLAEKGVAGRFTFPRPMCDRPGLDFSFSGLKTFALNTWQQCVSAGDDSEQARCDIALAFQQAVVETLTIKCKRALKQAGMKRLVIAGGVSANKALRVSLEKMLGDMQGDVFYARPEFCTDNGAMIAFAGCQRLQAGQQESLAISVQARWPMEQLSAL
- the plsY gene encoding glycerol-3-phosphate 1-O-acyltransferase PlsY is translated as MFWLLAIFAYLLGSLSFAILLSRLTGNPDPRMSGSGNAGATNMLRLVGRKLAILTLLGDLCKGLVPVLIAAAAGLSLQDQAWIGVCAVIGHLFPLYFRFRGGKGVATAAGMLLGLYPPAALLAVCAWLLTFYLTRTSSLAALIATPLTLPLLAWQEPEALLPMSALTLLIVWRHRGNLRDLFAGRERHF